From one Brachypodium distachyon strain Bd21 chromosome 4, Brachypodium_distachyon_v3.0, whole genome shotgun sequence genomic stretch:
- the LOC100838409 gene encoding VIN3-like protein 1, whose amino-acid sequence MASTGGDPSEFPAAALHASSDVSTPEEIRHADDSNTVSENAQEPLNFLPGQESNDASVSTEKKQYTILKCKSVEEIPRVATVKRCKNIDSRKVSSNNNNVSSLIGIQGLTKPPRKGAHGLQLNKSEARGPPSTWICNNSACRAVLTSDNTFCKRCSCCICHLFDDDKDPSLWLVCSSETGDRDCCESSSHIECALRCRKAGCVDLGQSMHLDGSYCCAACGKVIRILGCWKRQLVVAKDARRVDILCYRINLSHRLLDGTTRFKELHQIVVDAKAKLETEVGPLDGMSSKMGRSIVGRLPVGADVQKLCNLAIEKADEWLRSNSQEETKQIDTLPTACRFRFEDIKASSLVVVLKETASSLYHTIKGYKLWYWNSREPPSTREPAIFPKDQRRILISNLQPCTEYAFRIISFTEDGELGHSESKCFTRSVEIIHKNIEHGTEGCSSTAKRDVKSQTGMPSGFKVRQLGRVLQKACAEEDGCLNEFCKDEIEDSCDQSDSMMPDKDQVEHAVSCKLDLNETSVPDLNAEVIMPTECLQNDNGCSSGKNGMRKSTGCSDFVTCTEGHVREAPAMESRSQSRKQTSDLEQETCAGDVNLVIGTQRHFSHRLGQLDGNYEYCVKMIRRLECSGHIEKGFRMKFLTWFSLRSTEQERRVVFTFIHTLLDDPSSLAGQLLDSFEEVVAGKKPRTGFCTKLWH is encoded by the exons ATGGCGTCGACCGGAGGAGATCCGTCCGAATTCCCAGCTGCTG CTTTACATGCTTCTAGTGATGTGAGCACACCTGAAGAAATCAGACATGCTGATGACAGCAACACAGTTTCAGAAAATGCCCAGGAACCATTGAATTTTCTCCCTGGACAAGAATCGAACGATGCTAGTGTTAGTACAGAAAAGAAACAGTATACCATATTGAAATGCAAGTCGGTGGAAGAAATTCCAAGAGTAGCAACTGTAAAGAGATGTAAGAACATTGATTCCAGGAAGGTCTCCTCGAATAACAACAATGTTTCAAGCCTGATTGGTATCCAGGGTCTAACAAAGCCGCCAAGAAAGGGGGCACACGGTCTTCAACTAAACAAGAGTGAAGCCAGAGGGCCTCCTTCCACTTGGATATGCAATAATTCAGCTTGCAGAGCTGTGCTCACCTCAGATAATACATTCTGTAAGAGGTGTTCATGTTGTATTTGTCATCTTTTCGATGACGATAAAGATCCTAGCCTTTGGCTGGTCTGCTCATCAGAGACTGGCGATAGGGATTGCTGTGAATCGTCCTCCCACATTGAGTGTGCACTCCGGTGCCGAAAGGCAGGGTGCGTTGATCTTGGGCAGTCTATGCACCTAGATGGTAGCTACTGCTGTGCTGCATGCGGGAAGGTTATTAGAATACTTGG GTGCTGGAAAAGGCAGCTGGTGGTTGCTAAAGATGCTCGCCGGGTTGATATTCTTTGTTATCGCATAAACCTGAGTCATAGACTTTTGGATGGCACAACTCGTTTTAAAGAGCTGCATCAGATTGTAGTGGATGCAAAAGCAAAGCTGGAGACTGAAGTTGGTCCGCTTGATGGTATGTCTTCTAAGATGGGCCGTAGCATTGTGGGCCGTCTGCCTGTTGGTGCCGATGTGCAGAAGCTTTGCAATCTAGCAATCGAGAAGGCAGATGAGTGGCTGAGGTCGAATTCTCAAGAAGAAACTAAACAAATTG ATACACTTCCTACTGCCTGCAGGTTTAGATTTGAAGATATAAAAGCTTCATCATTAGTGGTTGTTCTGAAAGAAACTGCTTCCTcactgtatcatactatcaaAGGCTACAAACTCTGGTACTGGAACAGCAGAGAACCACCTTCCACTAGGGAGCCTGCCATTTTCCCCAAAGATCAAAGAAGGATACTGATTTCCAACCTGCAGCCCTGCACAGAGTATGCCTTTCGGATCATTTCTTTTACTGAGGATGGTGAACTTGGCCACTCCGAGTCTAAGTGCTTTACCAGGAGTGTGGAGATTATTCACAAGAACATAGAGCACGGTACAGAAGGTTGCTCATCTACTGCCAAGAGAGATGTCAAGAGTCAGACTGGCATGCCGTCAGGCTTCAAGGTGCGCCAGCTGGGTAGAGTACTGCAGAAAGCATGTGCCGAGGAGGATGGTTGCCTCAACGAGTTTTGTAAAGACGAGATTGAAGATTCTTGTGATCAGAGTGATTCAATGATGCCAGACAAGGATCAAGTTGAACATGCCGTTTCATGCAAACTCGATCTTAACGAAACCTCAGTTCCAGATCTAAACGCCGAGGTAATCATGCCAACAGAGTGCCTCCAGAATGACAATGGGTGTAGTTCAGGAAAGAATGGAATGAGAAAGTCAACTGGTTGTAGTGATTTTGTGACCTGCACCGAGGGGCATGTCAGGGAAGCACCTGCCATGGAATCCCGATCACAAAGTCGGAAGCAGACATCAGACTTGGAGCAGGAAACCTGTGCAGGGGATGTCAATTTGGTCATTGGCACACAGAGGCACTTCTCCCATAGGTTAGGTCAACTAGATGGTAATTATGAGTACTGTGTGAAGATGATTCGAAGGTTGGAATGTTCTGGCCACATCGAGAAGGGTTTCAGAATGAAATTTCTAACCTGGTTTAGCCTGAGATCGACGGAACAGGAGCGGAGGGTTGTGTTCACCTTTATCCACACCCTCCTTGATGACCCTAGTAGTTTGGCAGGGCAGCTCCTGGATTCCTTTGAAGAAGTTGTTGCCGGTAAAAAGCCAAGAACTGGTTTCTGCACTAAGCTATGGCATTAA
- the LOC100839935 gene encoding rho GTPase-activating protein 2, protein MTGVVVVSTGCKGGRVGKKRSGGGEEEAEEQERQQLSVLALLLAAVRRSVVACRVEREPDRVTGGGGWGEHDEDAAGLGEMEIGWPTDVRHVAHVTFDRFHGFLGLPVEFEVEMPPRVPSASASVFGVSAESMQCTYDGKGNSVPTILLHMQERLYAQGGLKAEGIFRINPENDQEELVRDQLNKGIVPEDIDVHCLASLIKAWFRELPEGVLDSLSPEQVLQCNSEEEFLELVTLLRPTPAALLNWAVELMSDVVEEEELNKMNARNIAMVFAPNMTQMSDPLTALMHAVQVMNFLKTLILRTLREREDAATGDYTPYSSPASSGRHSDADYYGSEREMMDRSCELSDMHSQISKSGGQADYLVRYNTCFDSEQEADHDITEAEEGFLNMLESQLEDDRPEVSTSKQCEISSEIMAMEDVHPELKSETKAMEVLEDIQEEEGAELK, encoded by the exons ATGacgggggtggtggtggtctcGACGGGGTGCAAGGGCGGACgcgtggggaagaagaggagcggcggcggggaggaggaggcggaggagcaggagcggCAGCAGCTCTCGGtgctggcgctgctgctcgcgGCCGTGCGGCGGTCGGTGGTGGCGTGCCGGGTGGAGCGGGAGCCGGACCgcgtcaccggcggcggcgggtggggCGAGCACGACGAGGACGCGGCGGGGCTGGGGGAGATGGAGATTGGGTGGCCCACCGACGTGCGCCACGTCGCGCACGTCACCTTCGACCGCTTCCATGGCTTCCTCGGCCTCCCCGTCGAGTTCGAGGTGGAGATGCCTCCCCGCGTCCCCAGCGCCAG TGCGAGTGTTTTTGGCGTCTCAGCTGAATCGATGCAGTGCACCTACGATGGCAAGGGAAACTCGGTCCCCACGATACTGCTGCATATGCAGGAGAGGCTGTATGCTCAGGGAGGGTTAAAG GCTGAAGGGATCTTTCGCATAAACCCAGAGAATGACCAGGAAGAGCTTGTGAGGGACCAGCTGAACAAAGGAATTGTTCCTGAGGACATTGATGTTCACTGCTTGGCAAGCCTGATTAAG GCATGGTTCAGGGAACTTCCTGAAGGTGTGCTCGATAGCCTCTCCCCCGAGCAGGTGCTGCAATGCAATTCTGAAGAGGAATTCCTCGAGCTTGTGACGCTGCTACGCCCCACTCCGGCAGCTCTCCTCAATTGGGCTGTTGAGCTAATGTCTGATGTggtggaagaggaggagctgaACAAGATGAATGCTAGAAACATAGCCATGGTGTTTGCCCCCAACATGACTCAG ATGTCAGATCCTTTGACAGCCCTAATGCATGCTGTCCAAGTCATGAACTTCCTGAAGACATTGATCTTGAGGACGCTTCGAGAGCGTGAGGATGCAGCTACTGGAGATTACACTCCGTACTCGTCTCCAGCATCTTCTGGTCGGCATTCTGATGCTGATTACTATGGcagcgagagagagatgatGGACAGAAGCTGTGAATTGAGTGATATGCATAGCCAAATTAGCAAGTCCGGGGGACAGGCAGATTATCTTGTGCGGTACAATACCTGTTTTGACAGCGAACAGGAAGCCGATCATGACATCACCGAAGCTGAAGAAGGGTTCCTGAATATGCTGGAAAGCCAACTTGAAGATGACAGACCAGAGGTAAGCACAAGCAAACAGTGTGAAATAAGCTCGGAGATTATGGCCATGGAGGATGTCCATCCTGAGCTGAAATCTGAAACTAAGGCAATGGAGGTCCTGGAGGATAtacaagaggaagaaggcgcaGAGTTGAAATGA
- the LOC100836893 gene encoding syntaxin-132, with translation MRNLLSDSFEISKGEQAPGNVDIELGLQGDTASSAQPGFKGFFEQVREIEKLLETLTKLLKDLQNSNEESKVVTKPATMKEIKKRMEKDVNEVTKVARLAKSKLEQLNKENLANREKPGFGKGSGVDRSRTTTTVALTKRLRERISEFQALREVIQTEYKEVVERRVFTVTGERADEETIDRLIETGDSEQIFQRAIQEQGRGRVLDTLQEIQERHDIVKEIEKKLLELQQVFLDLSVLIEAQGDTLNNIEAQVTNAADHLQTGTNHLQKAKVLLKSKRKWTCIAIILLLIVVLIVVLSLKPWSWGNKNA, from the exons ATGCGCAACCTTCTGTCG GATTCGTTTGAGATCAGCAAAGGGGAGCAAGCCCCCGGAAATGTGGATATTGAACTAGGTTTGCAGGGCGATACGGCGAGTTCCGCGCAGCCTGGTTTTAAAGGTTTCTTCGAACAG GTCAGGGAAATCGAGAAGCTGCTCGAAACATTGACAAAGCTACTGAAGGATCTTCAG AACTCAAATGAGGAATCAAAAGTTGTAACTAAGCCTGCAACTATGAAAG AGATCAAAAAGCGCATGGAGAAGGATGTTAACGAAGTGACAAAGGTTGCACGGCTAGCAAAATCAAAACTAGAGCAATTGAATAAAGAA AATCTTGCAAACAGAGAAAAGCCAGGCTTTGGCAAGGGATCAGGTGTGGACCGATCGCGGACCACAACGACTGT TGCATTGACTAAGAGATTGAGGGAGCGCATATCGGAGTTTCAG gCGCTGAGAGAAGTAATCCAGACGGAGTACAAGGAAGTTGTGGAGCGGCGTGTTTTCACCG TAACTGGCGAGCGTGCTGATGAAGAG ACAATTGACAGGCTGATAGAAACAGGCGACAGTGAGCAAATCTTCCAACGAGCTATTCAGGAGCAAGGCCGTGGAAGG GTGCTCGACACACTCCAAGAGATCCAGGAGCGGCACGACATAGTGAAAGAGATTGAGAAgaagctccttgagctgcaGCAG GTTTTCCTTGACTTGTCTGTGCTGATCGAGGCTCAAGGCGATACCCTGAACAACATCGAGGCGCAG GTTACCAATGCAGCCGACCATCTTCAGACGGGAACGAACCACCTCCAGAAGGCGAAGGTCCTGCTGAAGAGCAAGCGGAAATGGACATGCATCGCGATCATCCTCCTCCTGATCGtcgtcctcatcgtcgtcctctCGTTGAAACCGTGGTCGTGGGGGAACAAAAATGCATGA